The following DNA comes from Quercus robur chromosome 1, dhQueRobu3.1, whole genome shotgun sequence.
ACTCTCTCTAAGCTTAAACTCTTTCGACTCTCTCAATTCTTTTGGCTTTGATATGGTTTTGGAGAGAGATAGGTTGAGATCAATGAGAGCTGAGATCAATAAAAGGCTGAGATCTAAACCCATGGCCAAAAGCCAACAGTAGTGGTCGTGggttgtttctctttctctctctctcttttgattgtttgattagttgtggtggtggtgcgTTTGATTGTTTGATCAGCAGTGGTGATGATGggttgtctctctctctcgctctatCTCTTGATTGTTTGATCAATTGTGGTGGTAGTGAGTTTGATTGTTTGATCGGTGGAGGTAGTGGTGACAAAATTGGACATGACCCACGAACCCAACATAACATGACACGAAATTAGCAGGATATGGGTTGAGACTTAATGAGTTTGTGTCATATTCGGGTTAACACGATTGACCTatttaataaacgggttgggTTAGTGTTCAACCCATGAAACCTGATTGATCATTTGTGATATTGTGATATGCTTTAgttttaaatgattatttgtgatgctGTTACTCGTTAGTTATggattttatattaaaaatatttatatatatatatatatatatttttttttttttcataattttttgtattttgtattttatttttataaaatctgaTAAACAAGTCAACATGATTGATCCATATAGTTGGATACTCATGAGTTGACACGACTCTAACCCGACATGCAAACATGAATTGCCACCCCTAGGTGGaggttgttgggttttttttgggttttcatgGAGGTGGGTGGTCAACTGGGTTTGTTGTTGGTGTGGGTCACAATGGttagctggtttttttttttttttttttttttctaatttttttttatggattattgTTCATCGTGTTGAGAGAGGAAAAAGTGATATTGAAAATCTactagatttgtttttgttgctgGCTCTTCATTGTATTCATGTGCTgagtttgacttttttttttcttgtatgtATAAAGTTTTCTTGAttctttgggttttagatttgCTAGAGAGAGATTTTGTGCTTTTTCTGTGTTTAAATGATTATATGGGTTTTAGATTTTCAAAGCCCAAAAATTCAACGATGTTTTTTGAATTATGTGGGGtcagtttgaatgattttatgcATTTTCTAGGTTTGCAAGTATGAGTTTTCTAGGTTTGATGGTGTATGTTAGGTTCGAATTATGGGTTTGATTATTTGTGGTAATCAAGTAGTTGattgtgttaaaattttttgaggtTGATCATGAATGGTTGGGTATGTCTttatttggttgctaagaaaatgcaagaaaagaaagccaaacATGTTCTTCCCTTGGGGAAGCATGAATGTTCTTtcgaaaaaaattaatgaaaagcaaaaaaaaaaaaaaaaaaaaaaaaaaaaaagattgaagtttttatttatttatttttgtttaaattctcTAATCGTggcttttttataatttatttagaaaatgctgatgtggaatttaaaaaatgtcaaataattttttttttcattattttattagccacattAGTATCTAACATGCTAACAATGCACTTTGTGTGACACGTAAACAATTCTTGTTAATGAGATAACGGTAGGAACTAAAATGGTAACGGTTTTCGATTTTCAAGAACTAAAATAAGTGTTCCAAAAAAAGTAGAGGCCAAAATAGGAAATGATCCAAAATATATGAaccaaaaatgtatttttgccTTATTTATTTAAATCTCATACTAAATCAACATGAGTTTTTAATTGATGCCACGACTTtggtggactttttttttttttttttttttagtacatgCACATTTCTCCACTAAAACTTTGTTAAGCTTTTAGGAACCTTTTGCCCTTCAACTATTTTCCTTTGAGGACGTGGACAGAATTTTTCTTGGTTTGAGGCTATAGGCCAACCCAAATTTGGCTAGGGGGGCCTCATTGAGTCTTCCATTTTCTTGATTCCcaaaatatataatgaaattattGGGCCTGAAGAATTCAGGACTCCAATTGACCATTGCTGTAACTAAATTACAATTCAATTCACAAGCCAGCCAGCTTTCTTGTCACAAACATCTTTGTCACCTGTGGAACGGTTTTTGATTCTTCTAATACCCATCTCACAAATACAATCATGGATTAATTTACTTTCGATTTGTATTGTATAATTTTGTGCTCAAAAGCAGCTTCATTTATGCCAAAAAGTGATGCTAAGGATACTACACGTTTTATTACATACAAATTTACatatctattttcaaaaacacacaacaaatcaattaattatttcattaagtatattgttgatgtgacaacaattatatttattgtcaattagccaaaaaaaaaaaaaaaaactcattatcacactcacatcaatttataattcttttgtaataaaatcaacATTAACGATTGATAACGTACGGAAAATTAGTGAGCCAATTGCAAGAGCTTTGGAAGACCTACAAGAAGAAACACACTATCAGAGAGCATTGTTGTAGtctctaagagcatccacaatactggtgctaaatagctatattgctatttttagcaccacaaatACTTAAAAAACATGCTGCAGTAGTGGTGCTAtagctaaaattttttagcttcTTGCTACATTGCACAGccataagagcatccacagtagtggaggcaaatttttagctttttaacaccacaaaaagtcactttatctattgcctccactgctgtggatgctctaaggaaGGGATCTGACATTTATATAGGGCTGTTGGGTTGATTGCCTTCCATAATCTTTGTCATTTTCCTTACTGtagttattttgttatattagcatattaataaagttatttttgtAATCATAATATAAACatgatatatatacacacacacactcttcCTCTTACTTCTCTCTTAAcccttattttcatatttaaattttggtatCAGATCTTCCTGATCCAACCTGAAGACCAACTAAAAGACTTTAGACACaacaaaggaaaagagaggaaatcattgtcaattaattttgtttttaaaaaatgagttgATAGAGTCAGAGAAGGAAAGCAgctggttttttttaaaaaagcaaatGACAACAGTCTTGCAAAACAAGCACAATTAATTAGATGATCCATTTGAAAGTAATCTTCTGGCGCACAAAAGTCTATAGAATAATGATCCAAGGAGAAAAACAAACCCCAAATATAAAACTGTTAAGTAACAAACAATAATATATTTCCCTTCACATGCAGAAACTTTGCTTCCTTCAGTAAAAACCACTAAAGTAAGAACTATGTTAACCATCAAAAGTTGAATTTGAGATGCACAAAGTTAAACAAATATGGATTTGTACAGAAGACCCATCACCACATGATAATAGTGCCAAAAAATGCATAGAGATTATCAGATTAAAGTGAATGAACAAGATCAATTGATACGAAACAATGAATCAAATGATTATATTGGAGAATCTGCAGTTTCTTCTATTTGATgagtaatataaaaaaaaggtgctATAAAGGTCACAGCCTATGTACATGGAGAGAGTATAGTTTTGCAACCGACTAGCTCTCTTCCACAACCTGATTTCCACTGATATAAGGCAGTAGATTAAACACATTAACCTAATAATATACTCCATAAAGAAAGAATTGCTCCAATCCTCTTCTATTAATATGGAAGCTGGCAATCACTTGTAAATTGGCGACATTGTTTATGCTGTTGCAACAATATATTTCTGAAGTAGGTGCCGCAAGTGAAGTGAAGCTCTGAACTTGATAGAAAGAAAATGACTAAACTTCCTTCAAACCATAGTGTTATATGTATGAGTATACTTTGATCAGTTTATTCTccattctaaatttctaatcaaATTAAATCAATGCGGTTTGATGCTTGAGAgaaaagggaagggaaagggGATGAGTTCAAATTGGCAGTGAAAAGGAATATGGTTTAATTTCAATCTAATTTGAACATGGATTTGATAAGGTTTGTCCTAATGCACAATCTCCATGTGAAAAGCCAATAAATTACAACTATACATAATACAGAGACAGAAACAACAGAACTCTAATTCTCTAAATAGCGCCATAATGGCTTTCAATCCTCCTCCTAGCCATTATTCTTATGCAGTAATTATCGCTAAGACCCAAGTTGTGGAATTCCATCTAAAAGTTGATGATCCAGTTACTCCTACATCATTGGACAATGCTCAGGGGCAATAATGGAATGACAATTTGAAAGCAGATTTTGCTTTTCTGAGGtagggtaggaaggaaattacaaGACTATTGTGAGTGTAAAAAATGAGCAGGTCATTTTCAATAAAAGGCAATGTTCTATCAATACATATGTTTGGCAAAATGCCAGGTCATATGCCAAAAGGGTAGAGACAAATTGGAAGGTTGTATAACTTGCAGGTCTCCACGACCTTCAACTGCCAAGGCAGCCTCGGCTGCTATGTACTTTGTCAAGGCAATTAATCAGACACACCTTTTAGTTCCTTGTTCTTCTCTAAAAGTAGTATAATTAAGCAGGGAGGACCAGAGGTTCTGGAATTCAACGTGATGAGCTCAAGACAAAGTCATGCGTGCTTGAATAATTTCATGCTGATCCAATGGAAATAAACAGCAACCACAAGGACAGGAAGAGTCAAGGGCACTAAGAAGCAGTAATACCTAACACAAAAcatatgaaattttttcaaaataatgaaTCATTGCAGAACAAAATGCTAAACAAGCCCATTATATTTGATAACCTTTACATAACTAAATTCAATTGAACattaaaacaaccaaaaataatgACACCCAGTAGGCCATTGGGAAAGCCAACACAATAAGCAttggaaaaattgaaatttgagcATTGCTTGCTTGTCCAAATCAAGGAATCTCATGCAGATTCAAGACAACAAGTAAAAATGACATCTGGGTCTAAAAgcttaaactaaagaaaatagaaagagacATGTAGAATTCCTTGCAGctaaaaaaaaagctcaatatataagttataacaGCCTTTATATAAGTAATtcaattcaacaaaaaaattgaaacttcaGCATTGCTTGTCCAAATCAAGGAATGTCATGCAGATTGAAGATAACCAGTAAAAAAGGAGACTTGGGTCTAATAGcttgcaacaaaaaaaagaaaaagaaaaaaaaaaggtgaaaataGAATGAGAGTGAGACTGAGTGTGAGGGAAGGTAATCACCAGTCGTTTTGGATGGAGGAAATTAGAGCGTTATGCGATGGAGGGAGGAGCTTGGATATAACGGCGGCGAAGAGAAATCCCACGAAGAAGACTGAACCGATTGTGACAAAGAAACAGCCCCACAATTGTGACgaggaaattgaagaagaagaagaagagggggATCTCATGTTATTGACGATGGAGCTTGGAATCAGCAACTTTCATGTGTTTTGAGACACACACAGAGACGGGAGTTGGGTTGGGTCCTTCAACTGAGTCCAGCCCACTATGTGTTAAGATTGATTCTAAGCCTAttaacttttgttttgtttattctcaaaaaaaaaaaaaaaaacttttgttttgttttgtttttatttatttatttgtttaaagtttttatttttcactaatACTGTAATACATTAACCTCATCATCAATCAGATGGAGGGATAAAAATAATACAGTAACCTCACCAGCAGATCAATGAGGAATAAAAATAAGCTTGTGAGAAGCGTCggttacaaacttagttgtagttTAAAGTTACATTTCTCGCTCAAAAAATTAACACTgcaacatattttaaaaatctaattgtagagttgcatgttctttatattctgaATATGCATGTCAAAATTCGtatcaatcggatgttatttactatttgattcataaattcattttttattcataattttagactataaaaacttaaaatttaaacatttgattaatgacgtatttatttatttttaattttctaaaaattttacaagcatgaaagatttaagaaaaaaatttaattaaatagtaaatttatcaaaattcatatcctaataaaaaaaattgaaaaaataataatattgactCTTGTAATCAAAAAATGCTGATTATATTGTTTGTAGTGCCATGTAAACAAAATAAGTattctaaatactaaatagaGAGGTTAGatttattcagcaaaaataaaaaatactaaatagaaattgaaaagaaacttttttgagtgaaaataaaaaattgaaaagaaactttttttctatacattaaaaaaaaaaaaaaacagttcttaaccttttcttttctttctttttttataaacggcaaataactttttttttttttttacattatagaaattttacactaacttaatcaaagtatatatgtgtataaattttttttctaaaaacttaAATCTTGACCCTTACCTCTTACAAACACTTATTAAGTGATCACCTCAGTGGGGTAGTTACATGGTGAAAAACTTatcctataaaaaataaattcataaaaaacacaaatctcAAACCCGAAGTCCAAGCCCTTCCCCCAAAAACCcatataaaaacccaaatcacccaaatattattaaaaaaaaaaaaaaacgaaaagaaagaataaaccTAATattcgagagagagagagagagagagagagagagagagggcagCCTTTTTACAAGTCGAACACCAGCACAACCCTCACTCACTCAAGAGTTCAcacagaaagaaagagagagacacacaaacacacaaaacaaaacgcACAAATACATACTTAGAGAGACAGAGGGAGAGAGCTATGGCGAGTGCAGCAGAGGTTGAGGCAGTGGATTTCGAGCCAGAGGATGACGACCTCATGGACGAGGACGGAGGCATCGCCGATGCCGCCTTAGACGCCTCCGCCTCGCCGCGGGCCCCACTCCACCAGCAACAGCAGCCGAAGCTCAAGTCCGCCATAACGGGCGGCGCCTCTTCCTCCGCCTCTGCAGCCGCTGCTGCTGCGGCCGCCGCCGCAGCTAGGAAGACCAAAGGGCGTGGGTTCCGTGACGACCACCACCCCGAATCGGCCGACCGGTCTTCGAGACTCGCCAACTCCAACTTCGACTCCCTCAAGTCCGGGGATGGCCCTGGTCCTCAACGATGTCAgtctctcttttctattttaggGTTTCGTAATTAAAGTTTGTagtttttatcttattttattgtttgatttgattttcgGATTCTAGGGTTTTGGCTGATGACTTTTGTGTTTTCTTAATGAGGATTGTagggtttttgaatttgaatgttTAGTAGCAGAATGATTGAGAGATAGTTGAATTTGGGGATCAAATAGATGAGTGTTTGGGTTTAAATTAAGTTGAGAGAGATTTGGTTACTTCCTGTTGAAATTTGGTTGCAAGATTGGGTCTTTGgttgaatttaaattcaaatcttgTGCTT
Coding sequences within:
- the LOC126717118 gene encoding RNA-binding protein Y14; protein product: MASAAEVEAVDFEPEDDDLMDEDGGIADAALDASASPRAPLHQQQQPKLKSAITGGASSSASAAAAAAAAAAARKTKGRGFRDDHHPESADRSSRLANSNFDSLKSGDGPGPQRSVEGWIILVTGVHEEAQEDDLQNSFGEFGEIKNLHLNLDRRTGFVKGYALIEYENFEEAQNAISSMNGAELLTQTISVDWAFSSGSSANGTMKRKNTRPPRERRSRSPRRRY